The bacterium genome includes a window with the following:
- the grxC gene encoding glutaredoxin 3 codes for MTPRARNGNLRGMKDVTVYVTRYCPYCRAAKDLLRSKKAGFREIDVSDDEEFDALVKRTGWKTVPQIFIGDEMIGGFEELASLDREGKLDGMLK; via the coding sequence ATGACGCCCCGCGCGCGCAATGGCAATCTCCGCGGGATGAAGGACGTCACCGTCTATGTGACCCGCTACTGCCCCTACTGCCGCGCCGCCAAGGACCTGCTCCGGTCGAAGAAGGCCGGGTTCCGGGAGATCGATGTCTCGGATGACGAGGAGTTCGACGCCCTGGTCAAACGCACTGGATGGAAGACCGTGCCGCAAATTTTCATTGGGGACGAGATGATCGGGGGCTTCGAAGAACTCGCATCGCTTGACCGTGAAGGAAAATTGGACGGGATGTTGAAATGA
- a CDS encoding DNA recombination protein RmuC, whose amino-acid sequence MTTVLIALSAVVLLLGGVLVFVLLRPRQNTESLLLKQQMEHLKENIDSSAKLVHQQMSDLRKSMEEGSRESTKILGDRLDNAARVVGEVQKSLGRMETQTKNIEEVGKDISRLNDILKAPKLRGALGELFLGDLLAQVLPRDRYAIQHKFKNGQTVDAVIKSSQGLICIDSKFPLENFSKLLQLKDEEEKKSARRLFLSDVKKHVDAIAQKYILPDEGTLDFAMMYVPAENVYYEIILKSDPDERDLLMYAQDKRIFPVSPNSFYAYLQTVAIGFKGMQMQEGIRAVLDNIARLKGDFKKFGEEFALVGRHLSNARGSYESAEKRAVRLGEKLDSLELEEKQELRVLTGGTGKESL is encoded by the coding sequence ATGACAACGGTCCTGATCGCCCTCTCAGCCGTCGTCCTTCTCCTGGGAGGGGTCCTCGTCTTCGTCCTCCTCCGTCCCCGCCAAAACACGGAGTCCTTGCTCCTCAAGCAGCAGATGGAGCACCTCAAGGAGAACATCGATTCGTCCGCCAAGCTCGTCCATCAGCAGATGTCGGACTTGAGAAAGTCCATGGAGGAGGGGAGCCGCGAGTCGACCAAGATCCTGGGCGACCGCCTGGATAATGCCGCCCGCGTGGTGGGGGAGGTCCAGAAGAGCCTCGGGCGGATGGAGACTCAGACCAAGAACATCGAAGAGGTCGGCAAGGACATTTCCCGGTTGAACGACATTTTGAAGGCCCCGAAGCTGCGCGGGGCCCTGGGCGAGCTTTTCCTGGGCGATCTGCTGGCGCAGGTCCTGCCGCGCGATCGCTACGCCATCCAACACAAGTTCAAGAACGGGCAGACGGTGGACGCCGTCATCAAGTCGTCCCAGGGGCTCATCTGCATCGATTCGAAGTTTCCCCTCGAGAATTTCTCAAAGCTCCTCCAGCTCAAGGACGAGGAGGAGAAGAAAAGCGCACGCAGGCTTTTTCTGAGCGACGTCAAGAAGCACGTCGACGCCATCGCCCAGAAGTACATCCTGCCCGACGAAGGCACCCTGGATTTCGCCATGATGTACGTGCCGGCGGAAAACGTCTACTACGAGATCATCCTCAAGAGCGACCCGGACGAGAGGGACCTCCTGATGTATGCGCAGGACAAGCGGATCTTTCCCGTCTCGCCCAACAGCTTCTACGCGTACCTGCAGACCGTCGCGATCGGCTTCAAGGGCATGCAGATGCAGGAGGGCATCCGCGCCGTTCTGGACAACATCGCGAGGCTGAAGGGCGACTTCAAAAAATTCGGGGAGGAGTTCGCCTTGGTCGGCCGGCATCTCTCGAACGCGCGGGGCAGCTACGAATCCGCCGAAAAGCGCGCGGTGCGGTTGGGGGAGAAGCTGGATTCGCTGGAATTGGAGGAAAAACAGGAGTTGCGCGTCTTGACCGGGGGTACAGGAAAGGAATCTTTGTAG
- a CDS encoding pyruvate, water dikinase regulatory protein — MAEPRRTIYAVSDATGELAISVATAALRQFRQEGVAILRRGKIRTLDRVARVVQEAKEAGALIVFTLVSPELRAGLLEQARELQVPAVDVMGPVMSLFESYLHSVPSDQPGLKYRITGDYFRRNDAIEFAVKHDDGQGLETIVQADIVLLGISRTSKTPLSIYLAYRGFKTANIPIIRDVLPPRILKSVDRRKIVGLTVSPEKLSELRGTRLAKLGLPRSETYANVDFIREELAFEHQVFADLGGVPVIDVTLKAIEEVATEILTVLGI, encoded by the coding sequence ATGGCCGAACCCCGCCGCACCATCTATGCCGTTTCCGACGCCACCGGCGAGCTGGCTATCAGCGTCGCCACCGCCGCACTGCGCCAGTTCCGACAGGAGGGCGTCGCCATCCTCCGCCGCGGCAAGATCCGGACCCTCGACCGGGTGGCCCGGGTGGTGCAGGAGGCCAAGGAGGCCGGCGCCTTGATCGTCTTTACGCTCGTGTCACCGGAACTGCGGGCGGGTCTCCTCGAACAGGCGCGGGAGCTGCAGGTGCCGGCCGTCGACGTCATGGGGCCGGTCATGAGCCTGTTCGAATCCTACCTGCATTCCGTCCCCTCGGACCAGCCGGGTCTCAAGTACCGGATCACGGGCGACTACTTCCGGCGGAACGACGCCATCGAGTTCGCCGTCAAGCACGACGACGGACAGGGCCTGGAGACGATCGTCCAGGCGGACATCGTGCTGCTGGGCATCTCGCGCACGTCCAAGACCCCGCTGTCCATCTACCTGGCCTACCGGGGGTTCAAGACGGCCAACATCCCGATCATCCGCGACGTCCTGCCGCCCCGCATCTTGAAATCCGTCGACCGTCGAAAGATCGTGGGGTTGACCGTCTCACCGGAGAAACTCTCGGAGCTTCGGGGCACGCGGCTGGCCAAACTGGGTCTGCCGCGCTCGGAGACCTACGCCAACGTGGACTTCATCCGCGAGGAACTGGCGTTTGAGCATCAGGTGTTCGCGGATCTGGGGGGAGTGCCCGTCATCGACGTGACGCTCAAGGCGATCGAGGAGGTGGCGACCGAAATCCTGACGGTGTTGGGTATATAG
- a CDS encoding NAD(+) kinase produces MKGTSRALRRVLIVYKKSSYQEHALDEKDANYLRLLRERNPATLKSKSTHDTHLDALETVKRHLRNLRIAYDVCLRTQLKPIRRHDLILTIGGDGTFLETSHYVKKGLMLGINSVPKVSVGYYCKATAETFLDKLYEYIHGTCRLQTLHRVSVAVDGRPFWPLALNDVLFANTNPAGTTRYVLKVEKAKEEQKSSGLWISPAPGSTAGTKSAGGRALPLGSKDIQYVVREPYAPPGKRYRLLKGVLNPPARVEIFSMMDDAALFIDGPHIVYRLRRASRVSIRNALEPIQAIW; encoded by the coding sequence ATGAAAGGGACAAGCCGCGCCCTCCGCCGGGTCCTCATCGTCTACAAAAAGAGTTCGTACCAGGAGCACGCCTTGGACGAGAAGGACGCGAACTACCTGCGACTTCTCCGCGAACGGAACCCCGCGACGCTCAAGTCCAAGTCCACCCACGACACGCATTTGGACGCTCTGGAGACGGTCAAGAGGCACTTGAGGAACCTCCGCATCGCCTACGACGTCTGCCTCCGCACGCAGCTCAAACCGATCCGCCGCCATGACCTGATCCTGACCATCGGCGGGGACGGGACCTTTCTCGAGACCTCGCACTACGTGAAGAAGGGGCTCATGCTGGGAATCAACTCCGTGCCCAAGGTCAGCGTGGGTTACTACTGCAAGGCCACGGCCGAGACCTTCCTCGACAAGCTCTACGAGTATATTCACGGCACCTGCCGGCTGCAGACACTGCACCGGGTCTCGGTCGCCGTCGACGGAAGGCCCTTTTGGCCGCTGGCCTTGAACGACGTCCTTTTCGCCAACACGAATCCCGCAGGCACGACGCGCTACGTCCTCAAGGTGGAAAAAGCGAAGGAAGAGCAAAAATCGTCCGGCCTTTGGATCTCCCCCGCGCCCGGATCCACCGCGGGGACAAAATCAGCCGGCGGCCGGGCCCTGCCCTTGGGCTCGAAAGACATCCAGTACGTGGTGAGGGAACCCTATGCACCGCCGGGAAAGCGCTACCGTCTCCTCAAGGGTGTCCTGAACCCCCCCGCCCGGGTCGAGATTTTTTCGATGATGGACGACGCGGCGCTCTTCATCGACGGGCCGCACATCGTCTACCGCCTCCGAAGGGCCTCGCGGGTCTCGATCCGGAACGCGCTGGAGCCGATTCAGGCCATTTGGTAG
- a CDS encoding nicotinate-nicotinamide nucleotide adenylyltransferase yields MAKSKNIAIFGGTFDPPHAGHYEIARRLARRKGVDQVWIVPVYRHAFGKKSAPFGKRLSACRAFFKGIGPKVKVKDWERRLGGVSYTVRLLRFLHKRHPDAVFHLAVGSDAYRERRAWKDFKEIERLARLIVFPRGPGSAIPNVSSTEIRRLKARRSAE; encoded by the coding sequence ATGGCGAAGTCAAAAAACATCGCGATCTTCGGCGGGACCTTCGACCCTCCCCACGCCGGGCACTACGAGATCGCGCGGCGGCTGGCCCGCCGGAAGGGCGTCGATCAAGTCTGGATTGTGCCCGTCTACCGCCACGCCTTCGGCAAGAAATCGGCACCTTTCGGGAAACGTCTCAGCGCCTGCCGCGCATTCTTCAAGGGGATCGGCCCCAAGGTGAAGGTGAAGGACTGGGAAAGGCGTTTGGGAGGGGTGAGCTACACCGTGAGGCTCCTTCGCTTCCTCCATAAAAGGCATCCGGACGCCGTCTTTCATCTCGCCGTCGGCAGCGACGCCTACCGGGAACGCCGGGCGTGGAAGGATTTTAAGGAGATCGAGCGCCTCGCGCGCCTGATCGTCTTTCCGCGCGGGCCGGGATCGGCGATCCCGAACGTCTCGAGCACCGAAATTCGCCGCTTGAAGGCGCGGCGGTCCGCCGAGTAG
- the rlmN gene encoding 23S rRNA (adenine(2503)-C(2))-methyltransferase RlmN: MSDKRNILDLSKKDLENWLLEHGLKKYALNQILQWLYQKRAASFEEMSNIAKEARAALAEHFEIRRLEVDARHHSPTDLSTKYLFRLNDGNSVETVLMPQKNRTTLCISSQVGCAMGCRFCRTSEMKLVRNLTQGEILGQILGVQGELPPGEKITNIVMMGMGEPFHNYDTVIDALQLMTDDFALGLSQRKITVSTVGLAPEIVRFGKDSGAKLALSLNATTEEGRAALMPVTKRYSLEEVIEACRTYAFGSKHKVTFEYVMMAGVNDTIEDAKRIAKIGARVPCKINLIPYNEYPGSPFKRPSEENIRAFFKHLADKHFQVNIRYSKGLDVLAACGQLATDRLTFNEKPLQISAQHT; the protein is encoded by the coding sequence GTGTCCGACAAGAGAAACATCCTCGACCTTTCCAAGAAGGATCTTGAAAACTGGCTCCTCGAGCACGGGCTCAAGAAATACGCCCTGAATCAGATCCTCCAGTGGCTCTATCAGAAGCGGGCCGCCTCCTTTGAGGAGATGTCCAATATCGCCAAGGAGGCCCGCGCGGCGCTCGCGGAGCATTTCGAGATCCGGCGCCTGGAGGTCGACGCCCGGCACCATTCGCCCACGGACCTTTCCACCAAGTACCTGTTCCGTCTCAACGACGGCAATTCCGTGGAGACGGTCTTGATGCCCCAGAAAAATCGGACGACCCTTTGCATCTCGAGCCAGGTCGGATGCGCCATGGGCTGCCGGTTCTGCAGGACGTCGGAGATGAAACTCGTCCGAAACCTCACGCAAGGGGAGATTCTGGGGCAGATCCTGGGCGTCCAGGGTGAGCTGCCGCCGGGCGAGAAGATTACCAATATCGTGATGATGGGCATGGGCGAGCCCTTCCACAACTACGACACGGTGATCGACGCCCTTCAGCTCATGACGGATGACTTTGCCCTGGGCCTGTCGCAGAGGAAGATCACGGTGTCCACCGTGGGCCTGGCGCCCGAGATCGTCCGGTTCGGGAAGGATTCCGGGGCCAAGCTGGCGCTTTCTCTCAACGCGACGACGGAGGAGGGACGCGCCGCCCTCATGCCGGTGACGAAGCGGTATTCGCTCGAGGAGGTCATTGAGGCCTGCCGGACCTACGCGTTCGGCAGCAAGCACAAGGTGACCTTCGAATACGTGATGATGGCGGGGGTGAACGACACGATCGAGGACGCCAAGCGCATCGCCAAGATCGGGGCCCGCGTGCCGTGCAAGATCAACCTGATCCCCTACAACGAATACCCCGGCTCGCCGTTCAAGCGTCCCAGCGAGGAGAACATCCGCGCGTTCTTCAAGCATCTCGCCGACAAGCACTTCCAGGTGAACATCCGCTACTCGAAGGGCCTCGACGTCCTGGCGGCTTGCGGGCAGTTGGCGACGGACCGATTGACTTTCAATGAGAAGCCGCTACAAATCTCGGCCCAACACACCTGA
- the mtnP gene encoding S-methyl-5'-thioadenosine phosphorylase — protein sequence MNSSLIGVIGGSGLYEMEGLKVLEEKRLETPFGEPSDAYIVGELEGRKVVFLPRHGRGHRISPSELNFRANIWGLKKLGVDAILAVSAVGSMKKEIEPGHMVVIDQFFDRTKGRVSTFFSEGVVAHVAFADPVCSEIRKVLIASGKQTGATVHEKGTYLCMEGPQFSTRAESRIYRQWGVDVIGMTNLQEAKLAREAEICYATLALSTDYDCWHEGHDDVTIDMVIATLTKNVETAKKIIRRSVTAIGAERSCGCRTAMKNAILTDRKMIPSEAKKRLEVIAGKYF from the coding sequence GTGAATTCATCACTGATCGGCGTGATCGGAGGCAGTGGTCTCTACGAGATGGAAGGTCTGAAGGTGTTGGAGGAGAAGCGCCTTGAGACCCCCTTCGGTGAGCCTTCGGACGCCTACATCGTCGGCGAGTTGGAGGGGAGGAAGGTCGTTTTTCTTCCCCGCCACGGCCGCGGACACCGCATTTCGCCTTCCGAGCTCAATTTCCGCGCCAACATCTGGGGCCTGAAGAAGCTGGGCGTGGACGCCATCCTCGCCGTCTCCGCCGTCGGCAGCATGAAGAAGGAGATCGAGCCGGGCCACATGGTGGTCATCGACCAGTTCTTCGACCGGACGAAGGGGCGTGTTTCCACCTTCTTCTCGGAGGGCGTCGTCGCGCACGTGGCCTTCGCCGACCCGGTTTGCTCCGAAATCCGCAAGGTCCTCATTGCGTCGGGCAAACAAACCGGCGCCACCGTTCACGAGAAGGGGACCTACCTGTGCATGGAGGGCCCACAGTTCTCGACGCGTGCGGAATCCCGCATCTACCGTCAATGGGGCGTGGACGTCATCGGCATGACGAATCTCCAGGAAGCCAAGCTCGCGCGCGAGGCGGAGATCTGCTACGCGACGCTGGCCCTCTCGACGGATTACGATTGCTGGCACGAGGGCCACGACGACGTGACGATCGATATGGTGATCGCGACGCTGACGAAGAACGTTGAGACGGCCAAGAAGATCATCCGGCGGTCGGTCACCGCCATCGGCGCCGAGCGTTCCTGCGGATGCCGGACGGCGATGAAGAACGCGATCCTGACCGACCGGAAAATGATCCCGTCGGAAGCAAAGAAGCGTTTGGAAGTCATCGCGGGGAAATATTTTTAA
- a CDS encoding PfkB family carbohydrate kinase, whose protein sequence is MSILVIGSVAFDHVKTPFGEAPEALGGSAIHFSAAASLLAKLRLVGVVGEDFPQARIEFLKNRGVDLAGLEIAKGKTFRWKGEYGFDLNVAKTLDTQLNVFADFAPKIPESWKDADVVFLGNIHPALQSRVLDQVRKKRLTALDTMNFWIEGEPEALKRVIARVDLVIINEGEARQLTKEASLVAAARKIRSLGPKVVVIKRGEYGSLLFHGEDVFSAPGLPLETVKDPTGAGDSFAGGFLGFIASRGDLSAGTLRQGVIMGSAMASFNVEDFSCRRLETLTLPEINRRLEEFKRLAHFEEIRI, encoded by the coding sequence ATGTCCATTCTCGTCATCGGCAGCGTCGCCTTCGATCACGTCAAAACCCCCTTCGGCGAGGCGCCCGAGGCCTTGGGCGGTTCCGCGATCCACTTCTCGGCCGCCGCGAGCCTGCTTGCGAAACTGCGTCTGGTCGGCGTGGTGGGCGAGGACTTTCCTCAGGCTCGGATCGAATTCTTGAAAAATCGCGGCGTGGATCTTGCGGGCCTGGAGATCGCCAAGGGAAAGACGTTCCGGTGGAAGGGGGAGTACGGATTCGACCTCAACGTGGCCAAGACGCTGGACACCCAGTTGAACGTCTTCGCCGACTTCGCCCCGAAGATTCCCGAATCGTGGAAAGACGCCGACGTCGTGTTTTTGGGAAACATCCATCCGGCCCTTCAGTCCCGGGTGCTCGACCAGGTCCGAAAGAAGCGCCTGACCGCCCTGGACACGATGAATTTCTGGATCGAGGGCGAGCCCGAGGCCTTGAAGAGGGTGATCGCGCGGGTGGACCTGGTGATCATCAACGAGGGCGAGGCCCGGCAGCTGACGAAGGAGGCCTCCTTGGTGGCGGCCGCCCGAAAGATCCGCTCCTTGGGCCCGAAGGTCGTGGTGATCAAAAGAGGGGAGTATGGCTCCCTCCTGTTCCACGGCGAGGACGTCTTTTCCGCGCCCGGCCTGCCCTTGGAGACGGTCAAGGATCCCACGGGGGCGGGCGACAGTTTCGCCGGCGGTTTTTTGGGTTTCATCGCCTCGCGCGGGGACCTTTCCGCCGGAACGCTCCGGCAGGGCGTCATCATGGGGAGCGCGATGGCCTCGTTCAACGTGGAGGACTTCAGCTGCCGCAGGCTCGAGACGCTCACCCTCCCGGAGATCAACCGGCGCCTGGAGGAGTTCAAGCGCTTGGCGCACTTTGAGGAGATCCGCATCTAA
- a CDS encoding helix-turn-helix transcriptional regulator: METLGQFLKREREFRGITIDRLASMTRINSGVLKKIEGDDLRPPLQPVYIKSFLKSYAGSIGLDPRDVLMKYEGQAATDRPPAPVPVESEPSKGGFPWFGLVAAVAVTASIALAVFLVKR; the protein is encoded by the coding sequence ATGGAAACCCTCGGACAATTCCTGAAACGGGAGCGCGAGTTCCGCGGCATCACGATCGACCGGTTGGCCAGCATGACGCGGATCAACTCCGGCGTCCTGAAGAAGATTGAAGGGGACGATCTCCGCCCCCCGCTTCAGCCCGTCTACATCAAGAGCTTTCTCAAGTCCTATGCCGGCTCGATCGGCCTGGACCCGCGGGACGTCCTCATGAAGTACGAAGGCCAGGCGGCCACCGACAGGCCGCCGGCGCCCGTGCCGGTCGAGAGCGAGCCCTCGAAAGGCGGGTTCCCCTGGTTCGGTCTTGTCGCGGCCGTTGCAGTCACCGCCTCGATCGCGCTGGCGGTCTTTCTCGTAAAAAGATAG
- the recO gene encoding DNA repair protein RecO, with amino-acid sequence MSFLNRRGREMESEALVLRSKTSGENDLWVDFLTPALGRLHGIARHGRKSHKRFGTVLESMNWVRVRGRDAGGWVSLEEAALVKPWLRLDAHLPLLMAAFHAIELVRQLVPERSPDARVFDLLAGCLADLDRATPDGAAATVARFEFRILEASGYAPNLRACLSCGRPRTKEGRFFFVFREGGVYCAGCLPLGTPFEPLSRAAWPAILAQFVEYQLGKPLKTRKLLTDKAFCG; translated from the coding sequence ATGAGTTTTTTGAACCGCCGGGGGCGGGAGATGGAGTCCGAGGCCCTGGTCTTGCGTTCCAAGACGTCGGGTGAGAACGATCTTTGGGTCGACTTTCTCACACCCGCCCTGGGGCGTCTCCACGGCATCGCGCGGCATGGGCGCAAGAGCCACAAGCGATTCGGAACGGTCTTGGAATCCATGAACTGGGTCCGGGTCCGCGGGCGCGATGCGGGAGGGTGGGTCTCCCTGGAAGAAGCGGCGCTCGTGAAGCCCTGGCTCCGGCTGGACGCGCACCTCCCCCTCCTGATGGCCGCCTTTCACGCGATCGAGCTCGTCCGCCAGCTCGTTCCGGAAAGGAGCCCGGATGCCCGCGTCTTCGATCTCCTCGCCGGATGCCTGGCCGACCTGGACCGAGCGACCCCGGACGGCGCGGCGGCGACGGTCGCGCGGTTTGAATTCCGGATCCTGGAAGCGAGCGGCTACGCCCCCAACCTCCGGGCATGCCTTTCCTGCGGACGCCCGAGGACGAAAGAGGGGCGCTTTTTCTTCGTCTTCCGGGAGGGCGGGGTCTATTGCGCCGGCTGCCTTCCGTTGGGGACCCCGTTCGAACCGCTCTCCAGGGCGGCTTGGCCCGCCATTCTCGCCCAATTCGTGGAGTACCAGCTGGGTAAACCCCTCAAGACCCGTAAGCTTTTGACGGACAAGGCTTTTTGTGGCTAA
- a CDS encoding AarF/UbiB family protein: MSRKLRFLKAYRSVFTVLCSYLLLGFQKKILGEGWARERAPAVHRRNARRIERTILELKGLFIKVGQMLSIMSNFLPEDLTQGLEGLQDSVPPHPYEAIEKRFQEEFQKSPRELYARFEETPIASASLGQVHVAYLQDGTKVAVKVQYPEIDEVVRSDLKTLRRIFWLLHLFFPAYGLKNVYGEIAEVILRELDYSYEGKNLELLKKNFEGEKDFLFPDVFWDRSSAKILTLRFMEGAKISAVDELKKQGIDAGVVARRIIHAYCKQIFIDGIYHADPHPGNLLVQAAEGGFKIVLVDFGATARISDRMRHGITLFAEGVIKRDTRVLANAMREMGFIARPDSFEPFEHLVDYFYEKLSNIKIENFRQLDLSQLSHLEDLLELRKIKISFRDLMTSFHVPKDWILLERTLILIMGLCAILDPKLNPIEIVLPYVEKFVLKDKTLSEVAIAISKQLLLSYIQLPGEIQKTLRRLNDGTLKLQIKGQEDHTRRLYVLGHQILYAGLGVAGLFLSVHWRQAGFVDDSNYALYGSIFFGAVLGISFLRNRA, translated from the coding sequence ATGTCGCGCAAACTTCGCTTTCTCAAGGCCTACCGGAGCGTCTTCACCGTTCTCTGTTCCTATCTGTTGCTCGGCTTTCAAAAAAAGATCCTCGGCGAAGGATGGGCCCGGGAGCGGGCGCCGGCCGTCCACCGGAGGAACGCCCGCCGGATCGAGCGGACGATCCTGGAGCTCAAGGGGCTCTTCATCAAGGTGGGTCAGATGCTCTCCATCATGAGCAATTTTCTGCCGGAGGACCTGACGCAGGGGTTGGAGGGGCTCCAAGATTCCGTGCCGCCGCATCCGTACGAGGCGATCGAAAAGAGATTTCAGGAGGAGTTTCAAAAATCCCCGCGGGAGCTCTACGCCCGTTTCGAGGAGACGCCCATCGCCTCGGCCTCGCTCGGCCAGGTGCACGTCGCCTACCTGCAGGACGGCACCAAGGTGGCGGTGAAGGTGCAGTATCCGGAGATCGACGAGGTCGTCCGGAGCGACCTCAAGACGCTCCGGCGTATCTTCTGGCTTCTGCACCTCTTCTTTCCCGCGTACGGCCTCAAGAACGTTTACGGGGAGATCGCGGAGGTGATCCTGCGGGAGCTCGATTACTCCTACGAGGGCAAGAACCTCGAGCTGCTCAAGAAGAATTTTGAAGGCGAGAAGGACTTTCTCTTCCCGGACGTGTTCTGGGACCGGTCGAGCGCCAAGATCCTCACGCTGCGCTTCATGGAGGGGGCGAAGATCTCCGCCGTCGACGAGTTGAAAAAGCAGGGTATCGACGCGGGCGTCGTCGCGCGCCGGATCATCCACGCCTACTGCAAGCAGATCTTCATCGACGGGATCTATCACGCCGACCCTCACCCCGGGAACTTGCTCGTCCAAGCGGCGGAAGGGGGTTTCAAGATCGTCCTCGTCGATTTTGGGGCGACGGCGCGGATCTCCGACCGCATGCGCCACGGGATCACGCTCTTCGCGGAGGGAGTCATCAAGCGGGACACGCGCGTTCTCGCCAACGCCATGCGGGAGATGGGTTTCATCGCGCGGCCGGACAGCTTCGAGCCGTTCGAGCACCTGGTCGATTATTTTTACGAAAAGCTTTCGAACATCAAGATCGAGAACTTCCGTCAGCTCGACCTCTCGCAGCTCAGCCACCTGGAAGACCTTCTGGAACTGCGCAAGATCAAGATCAGCTTCCGCGACCTGATGACGTCCTTTCACGTCCCCAAGGACTGGATCCTCCTGGAGCGCACCCTGATTCTGATCATGGGGCTGTGCGCGATCCTGGACCCCAAGCTCAATCCCATCGAGATCGTGTTGCCCTACGTCGAAAAGTTCGTCCTCAAGGACAAGACCCTGAGCGAGGTCGCGATCGCCATCTCCAAGCAGCTTCTGCTATCCTATATCCAGCTTCCGGGTGAGATCCAAAAGACGCTCCGCCGCCTCAACGACGGGACGCTGAAGCTCCAGATCAAGGGGCAGGAGGATCATACGCGGCGGCTTTACGTCCTGGGGCATCAGATCCTGTATGCGGGCCTGGGGGTTGCGGGCCTGTTCCTGTCGGTCCACTGGAGGCAGGCGGGGTTCGTGGACGACTCAAACTACGCGCTTTACGGGTCCATCTTTTTCGGGGCCGTCTTGGGGATATCGTTCTTGAGAAACCGCGCATGA